The DNA segment TGCATGGCGAAGACGCGCACCTCGCGCGCCTCCGCGGCGCCGGCGGGAGCGAGCGCCAGCAGCAGCCCGAGCGCGCTAAGCCAAGCTGTCGATCTGCGTGGCAAGCGCAAAGTCGTTCTCGGTGAGCCCGCCCTGCGAGTGCGTCGAGAGCGAGACCTTCACCTTGTTCCACGAGATCGACAGGCCGGGGTGGTGGTCCATCTCCTGGGCCGCGGGGGTGATCCGGTTCACGAAGTCCACCGATCCCACGAAGTCGTCGAAGGCGAAGGTGCGCTCGATCGAATCGCCGCTCCGCTCCCAGCCGGGCAGGCTCTGCAGCCGGCCGTCGATCTCCTCGTCGCTCAGAGTCGTCATGGTTCCTCCCGTGAGGATCGCCTCGCTCGTACCTTCCTCGACCGAGATGCTGTTCGCGCTCGGCCTCGGCGACCGCGTCGTCGCGGTCACCCATGAGTGCGATTATCCGCCAGAGGCGGCCCTCCTGCCGCATCTCACGCGCAGCGTCATCCCTCCCGGCCTCTCCACGGCGGAGATCGACCGGGCGGTGCGCGAGCACACGCAGCGCGGCGAGGCGCTCTACGAGCTCGACGAGCCGGCGCTGGACGAGCTCGAGCCGGACCTGGTGGTCACCCAGGCGGTGTGCGAGGTGTGCGCGGTCTCCTACGACGACGTGGTCGCCGCAGCGGGCCGCATCCCGTCGCGCCCGACGGTGCTGTCGCTCGACCCCTCGACCCTCGGCGAGGTGCTGGCAGACGTCCGCCGGCTGGCCGAGGCCACCGAGTCCGAACCGGCGGGCGAGGCGCTGCTCGGGGAGGCCGTGGCCCGCATCGACCGGGTTCGCGAGGCGGTGGCCGGCGCGGACCGGCCGCGGGTCGCGGCGCTGGAATGGCTC comes from the Thermoleophilaceae bacterium genome and includes:
- a CDS encoding 4a-hydroxytetrahydrobiopterin dehydratase, yielding MTTLSDEEIDGRLQSLPGWERSGDSIERTFAFDDFVGSVDFVNRITPAAQEMDHHPGLSISWNKVKVSLSTHSQGGLTENDFALATQIDSLA
- a CDS encoding cobalamin-binding protein gives rise to the protein MRIASLVPSSTEMLFALGLGDRVVAVTHECDYPPEAALLPHLTRSVIPPGLSTAEIDRAVREHTQRGEALYELDEPALDELEPDLVVTQAVCEVCAVSYDDVVAAAGRIPSRPTVLSLDPSTLGEVLADVRRLAEATESEPAGEALLGEAVARIDRVREAVAGADRPRVAALEWLDPVFIGGHWVPTMIEHAGGEDALGYAGEKSATVSWEEVQAAAPEVVVAMPCGYDAQAAAAEALAHAERLAALGTRAVHAVDAAAYFSRPGPRLVDGIELLGHLLHPGLVPAPPPGRFRTIEA